A window from Schistosoma haematobium chromosome 1, whole genome shotgun sequence encodes these proteins:
- the PDCD10_3 gene encoding Programmed cell death protein 10 (EggNog:ENOG410VDI5~COG:S) yields MAGSRWPAAVAPTNRVGNASRAKQVIFEPTFAKMEKENYALTQRLKEAFYKVEKRYPGFSKDFMIGLLQRMGVDSEIDVTETCLRIAALQECDNPRTSRNPRVLELELTAKTLKTILSSIPDEIIDRRAFIEVIKGIADAIKMLLAAVGAFYDTLPPGTQKKCLEDQKRKFITYCRKFSDTLKQYFRNNDQTVVFSSANLLVSQTNLILFVVHDVD; encoded by the exons ATGGCTGGAAGTAGGTGGCCGGCTGCAGTGGCTCCTACTAACAGAGTCGGCAATGCTTCTCGAGCAAAACAAGTTATTTTCGAACCTACATTTGCCAAA atggAAAAAGAGAATTACGCTTTAACTCAGCGACTAAAGGAAGCTTTCTATAAG GTAGAGAAGCGGTATCCTGGTTTCAGTAAAGATTTCATGATTGGCTTGCTTCAGCGGATGGGAGTCGATAGTGAAATCGACGTGACTGAAACGTGTTTACGGATTGCTGCTCTTCAGGAGTGTG ATAATCCAAGGACGTCAAGAAATCCTAGAGTTTTGGAGTTGGAACTTACGGCTAAGACCCTGAAAACTATTCTTAGTAGCATACCTGATGAAATTATCGACCGCAGAGCATTTATAGAAGTCATCAA AGGAATAGCAGATGCGATAAAGATGTTGTTAGCTGCTGTGGGTGCGTTTTATGATACGTTACCACCAGGAACACAAAAGAAATGTCTTGAAGATCAAAAACGAAAATTTATCACCTACTGTCGTAAATTTAGTGACACTTTGAAGCAGTACTTTAGGAACAACGA TCAAACTGTGGTTTTCAGCAGCGCAAACCTTCTAGTTAGTCAAACCAACCTAATTTTGTTTGTGGTTCATGATGTAGATTGA